Proteins encoded within one genomic window of bacterium:
- the murJ gene encoding murein biosynthesis integral membrane protein MurJ has protein sequence MAQIETDISGGAAARPRAPRSGGGAILVATGVFLSRIAGLIRDRVFAHFFGSSAAADAFKAAFRIPNFLQNLFGEGTLSASFIPVYARLLAEQKEEEAGRVAGAIAALLAIVVSLCVLLGILITPWLIAVIAPGFTGAKRELTIQLVRILFPGAGILVLSSWCLGILNSHRRFFLSYAAPIGWNAVMIAALLIWGPRREQFPLAELIAWASVAGSGAQLFLQLPMVLRLARPLRIRLDLRMAEVRTVVHNFFPVFFGRGVIQISSYVDELLASLLPTGAFAAFSYAQTLYLLPVSLFGMSVSAAELPAMSSAVGDEGEIAAFLHKRLNSGLRRIAYFIIAAGMAFLTLGDVIVAAIYQTGRFGRGDVVYVWGCLAGATVGLLAQTLGRLYSSTYYALRDTRTPLRFAMVRVFLTATLGYLFALHLPAWLGIQTRWGVAGLTISAGIAGWVEFLLLRRNLNRRIGRTGLPISYTLRLWLAAALAAAAGWGLRLLLPTLHPVLTALFVLAPYSFLYVALTFLLRVADPELLRNQLRRRAREA, from the coding sequence GTGGCACAAATCGAAACCGACATATCCGGCGGTGCAGCTGCCCGGCCCCGTGCACCCCGCTCCGGCGGTGGCGCCATCCTCGTCGCAACGGGGGTTTTTCTGAGCCGCATCGCCGGGCTGATCCGGGATCGCGTCTTCGCCCATTTTTTCGGCAGCTCGGCGGCCGCCGACGCCTTCAAGGCGGCCTTCCGTATACCCAATTTTCTCCAGAATCTTTTTGGCGAAGGCACCCTCTCGGCCTCCTTCATCCCGGTCTATGCCCGGCTACTGGCGGAGCAAAAAGAGGAGGAGGCCGGCCGTGTGGCGGGCGCCATCGCTGCCCTCCTGGCCATCGTGGTCTCTCTGTGCGTGCTGCTGGGCATCCTCATCACGCCCTGGCTGATCGCGGTGATCGCCCCGGGATTCACAGGCGCCAAGCGCGAACTGACCATCCAGCTGGTGCGCATCCTCTTCCCCGGCGCGGGCATCCTGGTCCTCTCCTCCTGGTGTCTCGGCATCCTCAACAGTCACCGGCGATTTTTCCTCTCCTATGCCGCGCCGATCGGCTGGAATGCCGTGATGATCGCCGCGCTGCTGATCTGGGGACCGCGACGGGAGCAGTTCCCGCTGGCGGAACTCATCGCCTGGGCCTCGGTGGCCGGCAGCGGAGCCCAATTATTTCTGCAGCTGCCGATGGTCCTGCGGCTGGCGCGGCCCTTGCGCATTCGCCTCGATCTGCGCATGGCCGAGGTGCGCACCGTCGTGCACAATTTTTTTCCGGTCTTTTTTGGACGCGGCGTCATTCAGATCAGCAGCTATGTCGACGAGCTGCTGGCCAGCCTCCTGCCCACCGGCGCCTTTGCCGCCTTCAGCTACGCCCAGACGCTCTATCTCCTGCCCGTCAGCCTCTTCGGCATGTCGGTTTCGGCGGCGGAGCTGCCGGCAATGTCCAGCGCCGTCGGGGATGAAGGCGAGATCGCCGCTTTCCTCCACAAGCGCCTTAACAGCGGATTGCGCCGCATCGCCTATTTCATCATCGCCGCGGGCATGGCCTTCTTGACCCTCGGGGATGTCATCGTCGCCGCCATCTACCAGACCGGGCGCTTCGGACGCGGCGATGTGGTCTATGTCTGGGGCTGTCTCGCCGGCGCTACCGTCGGTTTGCTGGCGCAAACCCTGGGCCGGCTTTACTCCTCCACCTACTATGCCCTGCGGGACACCCGAACACCCCTGCGTTTTGCCATGGTCCGCGTTTTTCTTACAGCGACCCTGGGTTATCTATTCGCCTTGCACCTGCCCGCTTGGCTCGGGATCCAGACGCGCTGGGGCGTGGCAGGCTTGACCATCTCGGCGGGGATTGCCGGCTGGGTCGAGTTCCTGTTGCTGCGCCGCAATTTGAACCGCCGCATCGGCCGCACCGGCCTTCCCATCAGCTATACCCTGCGACTCTGGCTGGCCGCTGCACTGGCCGCTGCTGCAGGGTGGGGTCTACGCTTGCTGCTGCCAACGCTGCATCCGGTCCTTACAGCCCTCTTCGTCCTCGCTCCCTACAGCTTCCTCTATGTGGCTCTGACTTTCCTGCTGCGCGTCGCCGATCCCGAACTCCTGCGCAATCAACTCCGCCGCAGGGCGCGGGAGGCCTGA
- a CDS encoding ATP-binding protein encodes MNAKDQKTQEYTLQLNEISETLQSLVWKMINELRESEQRYRYIVEFAADAIITMSKDTHVTSWNKGATAIFGYSEEEAVGKPIDTLIAKNGVSQEAARLSSQVLQGIVLKSLEAMRYTKEGEPRHVLISAAPITNDDGEVEEVSLIYKDITELKQAHEQLVRTEKQATLGIIAGSIGHELNNLVGGLLLHARLLKEMAGENEKIREIADLFCTNLEKVALHGKNLLSLSRPTKPRFEPMDLNTVINETTDTLILTGLLKHFKVDRLLCNESSYVYGDRNLLEQLIRNLEINAAHAMQPGGRLIIQTRMLKDKTFCEVTIADTGCGIPADAMEKIFQPFYTTKSEGQGTGLGLPIVKDIVEKHNGTIRLESEVGKGTRVVITLPVANDISFTQGLSI; translated from the coding sequence ATGAATGCCAAAGACCAAAAGACCCAGGAATATACCCTTCAGCTGAACGAAATCTCCGAGACCCTGCAGAGCCTGGTCTGGAAGATGATCAACGAGCTGCGTGAATCGGAACAGCGCTACCGCTATATCGTCGAATTCGCGGCCGACGCCATCATCACCATGTCCAAAGATACACACGTTACTTCATGGAACAAGGGGGCAACCGCCATCTTCGGCTACAGCGAGGAAGAAGCGGTCGGTAAACCGATTGACACCCTCATTGCCAAGAACGGGGTCTCGCAGGAAGCTGCCCGTCTCTCTTCCCAGGTCCTCCAGGGCATCGTGCTGAAAAGTCTCGAGGCCATGCGCTACACCAAGGAGGGCGAACCCCGCCACGTCCTGATCTCCGCCGCTCCAATCACCAACGATGACGGCGAGGTTGAGGAGGTCTCGCTCATTTACAAGGATATCACTGAACTCAAGCAGGCCCACGAACAGCTGGTGCGCACCGAGAAACAAGCCACCTTGGGCATCATCGCCGGCAGCATTGGCCACGAGCTGAATAACCTCGTCGGCGGCCTGCTGCTCCACGCCCGCCTGCTCAAGGAGATGGCCGGCGAAAATGAAAAGATCCGTGAGATCGCCGACCTCTTTTGCACCAACCTGGAAAAGGTAGCCTTGCACGGCAAGAACCTCCTCTCCCTGAGCCGGCCGACCAAACCCCGCTTTGAGCCCATGGATCTCAACACCGTGATCAACGAAACCACCGACACCCTGATCCTCACCGGGTTGCTCAAACATTTCAAGGTGGACCGCCTGCTTTGCAACGAAAGCAGTTATGTGTATGGCGATCGCAACCTGCTCGAACAGTTGATCCGCAACCTCGAAATCAACGCGGCCCATGCCATGCAGCCCGGCGGCCGGCTCATCATCCAGACCCGGATGCTGAAGGATAAAACCTTCTGCGAGGTCACCATCGCCGACACCGGCTGCGGTATTCCCGCGGACGCCATGGAAAAAATCTTCCAGCCCTTCTATACCACCAAATCGGAAGGCCAGGGCACCGGTCTTGGGCTGCCCATCGTCAAGGATATCGTCGAAAAGCACAACGGGACGATACGTCTCGAGAGCGAGGTCGGCAAGGGGACCCGGGTCGTGATCACACTGCCCGTGGCCAACGATATCTCCTTCACCCAGGGCCTCAGCATCTGA
- a CDS encoding OsmC family protein: MQAIIKRIAGLSLAGKADSDHWVSMDTSLAGGGNEAGASPMELVLIALGGCTSMDVLSILAKKRVTLQEYECQVEAERAEEHPRIFTRIHIRFIFYGDNIPVEAVERAIALSNEKYCSVSAMLRKAAEVRVEYDIRPGKEGRR, translated from the coding sequence ATGCAAGCCATTATCAAACGGATCGCCGGGCTGAGTCTAGCCGGCAAGGCCGATTCTGACCATTGGGTGAGCATGGATACCAGCCTGGCTGGCGGCGGCAACGAAGCTGGCGCCAGTCCGATGGAGTTGGTGTTGATAGCGCTCGGAGGCTGTACCTCGATGGATGTGCTCTCGATCCTGGCTAAAAAGCGCGTTACTCTCCAGGAATACGAATGTCAGGTCGAGGCGGAGCGCGCCGAGGAACATCCCAGGATCTTTACGCGGATCCATATCCGGTTTATCTTTTATGGCGATAATATTCCTGTCGAGGCGGTCGAGCGCGCCATCGCCCTCTCTAATGAAAAGTATTGCTCTGTTTCGGCGATGCTGCGCAAGGCGGCCGAAGTGCGGGTGGAGTACGATATCCGGCCCGGAAAGGAGGGCCGGCGCTAA
- a CDS encoding MATE family efflux transporter, protein MRFAGQFAARWKDEGGYREVMRVALPLIFSTGAWSLQTFIDRIFLTWYSPAALAAASPSGMANFTLFSLMIGIASYVNTFVAQYHGAGRPERIGRSVWQGIYFSFFALLLVLAIWPLTDDLFRLFGHAPDVREMEIIYFRILLLGAPAVVISNALSSFFSGLGRTWTIFWVNFTATLINVVFDYLLIFGKAGFPALGIAGAAWATVAAGIFPTLVFMLIFFSPRNARAFGTRRSWRFDPGLFRRLLRFGAPSGLQVFLEVLAFTIFLVIAGKIGTTELAATTLAFNINSLAFTPMLGMMTAVSALVGQALGSSRPALAERYTWSALHICMLFYVGLSVGYVLVPQVLLWPFFRNARSADFLEISRVSVILLRFVAFYSLFDAMNMIFSAAIKGAGDTRYVAVTTIRLSWLVMVLPSLLWWYVLPPSIYALWVFVTLYVVGLGILFYRRFLHGPWREMRVIE, encoded by the coding sequence ATGCGCTTCGCCGGCCAATTCGCCGCGCGCTGGAAAGATGAAGGCGGGTATCGGGAGGTCATGCGGGTCGCCCTGCCCCTGATTTTCAGCACCGGGGCCTGGAGTCTACAGACCTTCATCGACCGGATCTTTCTGACCTGGTATTCGCCGGCCGCCCTGGCAGCAGCCTCCCCTTCCGGCATGGCCAATTTTACCCTGTTCAGCCTGATGATCGGTATTGCCAGCTATGTCAATACCTTTGTGGCGCAATATCATGGCGCCGGCCGGCCGGAGCGCATCGGCCGCTCGGTCTGGCAGGGGATCTATTTCAGTTTTTTTGCGCTGCTGCTGGTCCTGGCGATATGGCCGCTCACCGATGACCTCTTCCGGCTTTTCGGTCATGCGCCGGATGTGCGGGAGATGGAGATCATCTATTTCCGCATTCTGCTCCTTGGCGCCCCCGCGGTGGTAATCTCCAATGCCCTCTCGAGTTTTTTCAGCGGACTCGGCCGGACCTGGACCATCTTCTGGGTCAATTTTACCGCCACGCTGATCAATGTCGTCTTTGACTATCTGCTGATCTTCGGCAAAGCGGGATTCCCGGCGCTCGGGATCGCCGGCGCCGCCTGGGCGACGGTTGCAGCCGGCATCTTCCCGACCCTGGTTTTCATGCTGATTTTCTTTTCGCCGCGCAATGCACGGGCCTTCGGCACGCGGCGCAGCTGGCGGTTTGACCCCGGGCTTTTCCGCCGGCTGCTGCGCTTCGGGGCACCCAGCGGCCTGCAGGTGTTCCTTGAGGTTCTGGCTTTTACCATTTTTCTCGTCATCGCTGGAAAGATCGGCACAACCGAGCTCGCCGCAACCACACTGGCCTTCAACATCAACTCGCTTGCCTTCACGCCGATGCTGGGGATGATGACTGCGGTCAGCGCCCTTGTGGGACAGGCGTTGGGGAGCAGCCGCCCTGCTCTCGCGGAACGCTACACCTGGTCCGCTCTGCATATCTGTATGCTTTTTTACGTAGGCCTGAGCGTCGGCTATGTGTTGGTGCCGCAGGTGCTGCTGTGGCCTTTTTTCCGCAACGCCCGGAGTGCTGATTTCCTTGAAATCAGCCGGGTGAGTGTGATTTTGTTGCGCTTCGTAGCGTTCTACAGTCTCTTCGATGCCATGAACATGATCTTTTCGGCCGCGATCAAGGGGGCGGGGGATACCCGATATGTCGCGGTCACCACCATCCGGCTCTCCTGGCTGGTGATGGTTCTGCCCTCGCTGCTCTGGTGGTATGTGCTGCCGCCCTCCATCTACGCTCTCTGGGTCTTTGTCACCCTCTATGTCGTCGGACTGGGAATTTTATTTTACCGCCGCTTTCTGCACGGGCCATGGCGAGAGATGCGGGTGATTGAATAG
- a CDS encoding GDSL-type esterase/lipase family protein: protein MQKWLILCLAAVAAASAQDPDFAPRASSAFLHRYEAVAGDPLTEAPGEWESPYFAPERLAFEPGVIDVHVTMNRYWRLTPALLAELDHQKGWTLEVRLRILEQTGQRGTLSMAVDDEPGQPGVLSGLQIHAARTQFCLDGAVVDSSRNDDGFHTFRIAEGPGSRTVHAWRDGCYLGSTSFPYYMVNQPSFLLVGSLSGRVAGSAEIDYIRWDPTGPYAPAQSLLLISESGSVTRVCEKGAKSDTFTVVLSQTPAAPVAITFTPGFGASRAEDIDLGAGPGQPLTLQISPADWQVPRMVTVSAVDDTLKEWLHSSIVQCLSRSSDARFDSLEETLTVFVIDNDEVVRRVETGGTTEVWEEGSTADVYTVELGLLPDHPVQLALYFDPRRLRVNESAASPLLLTVTPAEAGVPLPIRVAAFDNSDRDLLKRATIRHLLTSADPLFDHAPLPDLRVRIHENDTKHLQAEAFTIPMRDLDQPDRQVVVDRQPGQYLGHVTTVLLADSTTLLAVYPKGHGSGMIVYKRSFDGGVTWSRALATPPSWATSKEVPTLFRMTDPQGVERLILFSGLYPARRAWSADNGVTWSELEPVGDWGGIVVMGGAIRLRDGRYMALFHDDGRFIAGGGKAGDTFTVYKTLSPDGGLTWSYPEALIECDWADPCEPGIVRSPDGNQLLVLLRENSRAFNSFCITSNDEGESWSPLIELPAALTGDRHTAQYTKDGRLFISFRDMAKGSPTWGDWVGWLGTYEDIIHGREGQYRIRLKKNTGGSDTAYPGVECLPLGMLVVTTYGHWLEGEQPFIVSTRFMPQELEQRFTPLPVQPCRIVVYGDGTLAPQPLGAEILPGYTGRLAGDLDRIGMAATVFNRGAVGTTSDAGLRRFQEVVLALHPDLVLLQFGGEDARVQFGQTPTGWTPQVPLDRFVCNMTAMVRQLKALGIRPLLVTAPPLAWGDSTVSRYGLPLTGSPFHTGDPFGLNTVQSRYNAALREVAVAEAVQLVDLYGRFISYANVQGKELTDLVPDGLHPSVTAERMIAEAICAVLGVAVPEQTDGVKPGKSQKDADAGKRGEMKFGLEGNYPNPFNPATEVVFALPQPGAIRLEVLDVRGRRVRTLAEGFYPRGRHLLPWNARDSQERPVAAGVYWARLSSGAAVAAHKMVVLR from the coding sequence ATGCAAAAATGGCTAATCTTGTGCCTAGCGGCTGTGGCGGCAGCATCCGCTCAGGATCCCGACTTCGCACCGCGTGCCTCCTCGGCCTTTTTGCATCGCTACGAAGCCGTCGCAGGCGATCCGCTCACTGAAGCTCCCGGCGAGTGGGAATCGCCCTATTTTGCGCCCGAGCGGCTGGCCTTTGAACCCGGCGTGATCGACGTCCACGTGACGATGAACCGCTATTGGCGCCTGACGCCGGCGCTTTTGGCTGAGCTCGACCATCAGAAGGGCTGGACGCTCGAGGTCCGCCTCCGCATCCTTGAGCAGACCGGGCAGCGCGGCACCCTCTCGATGGCCGTCGATGACGAGCCGGGGCAGCCCGGCGTCCTCAGCGGCCTGCAAATTCATGCCGCCCGCACCCAGTTCTGCCTTGACGGAGCGGTCGTCGACAGCAGCCGCAACGACGACGGTTTTCACACCTTCCGCATCGCCGAGGGACCGGGAAGCCGTACGGTCCATGCCTGGCGGGACGGCTGCTATCTCGGATCCACCAGTTTCCCTTACTATATGGTCAATCAGCCCAGTTTTCTACTCGTGGGCTCTTTGAGCGGACGCGTGGCCGGCTCGGCCGAGATCGACTATATTCGCTGGGACCCCACGGGGCCGTATGCGCCGGCGCAGTCCCTGCTGCTCATCAGCGAAAGCGGCTCCGTGACCCGGGTGTGCGAAAAGGGGGCGAAGAGCGATACGTTCACGGTTGTCCTCTCGCAGACGCCAGCAGCGCCGGTGGCGATCACCTTTACGCCGGGATTCGGGGCGAGCCGGGCGGAGGATATTGATTTGGGCGCTGGCCCCGGTCAGCCGCTCACGCTTCAGATCTCACCGGCCGATTGGCAGGTACCGCGTATGGTTACCGTGTCCGCAGTCGATGACACTCTGAAAGAATGGCTTCACAGCTCGATTGTTCAATGCCTGAGCCGCAGCAGCGACGCCCGCTTTGACAGCCTCGAGGAAACCCTTACGGTTTTCGTGATCGACAACGACGAGGTGGTGCGCCGGGTCGAGACCGGCGGCACTACCGAAGTGTGGGAGGAGGGCTCCACCGCCGATGTCTATACAGTCGAGTTGGGTCTGCTTCCCGATCACCCGGTGCAGCTCGCACTGTACTTCGATCCCCGGCGGCTGCGCGTCAACGAGAGCGCCGCTTCGCCCCTACTGCTCACGGTGACGCCCGCCGAAGCCGGGGTTCCCCTGCCGATCCGGGTGGCGGCCTTCGACAACAGCGATCGCGATCTGCTGAAGCGCGCCACCATCCGGCATCTCCTCACCAGTGCAGACCCTCTCTTCGACCACGCGCCGCTCCCCGACCTCCGGGTGCGCATTCATGAGAACGATACCAAACACCTCCAGGCCGAGGCTTTCACAATCCCGATGCGGGATCTCGACCAGCCCGACCGTCAGGTGGTGGTCGACCGACAGCCCGGTCAGTATTTGGGACATGTCACTACCGTCCTTCTCGCCGACAGCACCACCCTATTGGCCGTCTATCCCAAGGGTCATGGCAGTGGCATGATCGTCTACAAACGCAGTTTTGACGGCGGCGTGACCTGGAGCCGCGCGCTCGCGACGCCGCCGAGCTGGGCGACCTCCAAGGAGGTGCCGACCCTCTTCCGGATGACCGATCCGCAGGGAGTTGAGCGCCTGATCCTCTTTTCGGGGCTCTATCCGGCGCGGCGCGCTTGGTCTGCGGATAACGGCGTCACCTGGAGCGAACTGGAGCCGGTGGGAGATTGGGGGGGAATCGTCGTCATGGGCGGAGCGATCCGTCTCCGTGACGGCCGCTATATGGCGCTTTTTCATGACGACGGACGTTTTATCGCCGGCGGCGGCAAAGCCGGGGATACCTTCACGGTCTATAAAACCCTTTCGCCGGACGGCGGCTTGACCTGGAGCTATCCGGAGGCCCTGATCGAATGCGACTGGGCGGATCCCTGCGAGCCGGGCATTGTGCGCTCGCCGGACGGTAACCAGCTGCTGGTCCTGTTGCGCGAGAACAGCCGGGCCTTCAACTCGTTCTGCATCACCAGCAATGATGAGGGTGAGAGTTGGTCGCCGCTGATCGAGCTGCCGGCAGCCCTCACCGGCGATCGCCACACCGCGCAATACACCAAAGACGGCCGGCTGTTCATATCCTTTCGCGACATGGCTAAGGGCAGTCCGACCTGGGGCGACTGGGTGGGCTGGCTGGGGACCTATGAGGATATCATCCATGGCCGCGAAGGGCAGTATCGCATCCGACTCAAGAAGAATACCGGTGGTTCCGATACCGCTTATCCCGGTGTCGAATGCTTGCCCTTGGGTATGTTGGTCGTCACCACCTATGGACACTGGCTGGAGGGTGAGCAGCCCTTTATTGTCAGTACCCGATTCATGCCGCAGGAGCTGGAGCAGCGCTTCACGCCGCTGCCGGTCCAACCCTGCCGGATCGTCGTCTATGGTGATGGCACCCTCGCGCCGCAACCGCTCGGTGCCGAAATCCTGCCCGGCTATACCGGGCGGCTCGCCGGGGATCTGGACCGGATCGGGATGGCTGCCACCGTGTTCAACCGCGGTGCTGTTGGCACTACCAGCGATGCGGGGCTGCGACGCTTCCAGGAGGTGGTGCTCGCGCTCCATCCTGATCTGGTGCTCCTCCAGTTTGGCGGCGAGGACGCCCGTGTGCAATTCGGGCAGACTCCGACTGGATGGACGCCGCAGGTGCCGCTGGACCGTTTCGTCTGCAACATGACTGCGATGGTGCGGCAGCTCAAGGCGTTGGGCATCCGCCCGCTCCTGGTAACCGCTCCGCCGCTTGCGTGGGGCGACAGCACTGTGTCACGCTATGGCCTGCCGCTCACTGGTTCTCCCTTCCATACCGGAGATCCCTTCGGGCTAAATACCGTGCAAAGCCGGTACAACGCTGCCTTGCGCGAGGTGGCCGTCGCCGAAGCGGTGCAACTGGTGGATCTCTACGGCCGCTTTATCAGTTATGCCAATGTGCAAGGTAAGGAATTGACCGATCTGGTTCCGGATGGCCTCCATCCCAGCGTGACAGCAGAACGCATGATCGCCGAGGCGATCTGTGCGGTTCTGGGAGTGGCTGTGCCGGAGCAGACGGACGGCGTCAAGCCGGGGAAGAGTCAAAAGGATGCGGATGCGGGGAAGAGAGGAGAGATGAAGTTCGGACTGGAGGGTAATTATCCTAATCCCTTCAATCCAGCGACGGAGGTGGTCTTTGCGCTGCCGCAGCCGGGAGCGATCCGGCTGGAGGTTCTCGACGTGCGAGGCCGTCGGGTCAGAACCCTGGCGGAGGGGTTTTACCCGCGGGGCAGGCATCTCCTGCCCTGGAATGCGCGCGACAGTCAGGAGCGGCCGGTGGCCGCTGGCGTATATTGGGCGCGACTTTCCTCAGGCGCGGCAGTCGCGGCCCATAAAATGGTGGTGCTGCGCTAG
- a CDS encoding TlpA disulfide reductase family protein, translating into MKKQIVLALAALILGAGVQTGCTQQRDKNTSLKKAPAFELMSTEGKKITLADYRGKVVIVDFWDTWCPPCRMEIPHFIELYSQYKSKGFEMLGVVLGREGKQKVLDFIQSNKINYTNAYSTDAFLDAYGPIDGIPTTFVIDQQGRIYKSYTGYRDKSVFEGDIKALLKL; encoded by the coding sequence ATGAAAAAGCAGATTGTATTGGCCCTGGCGGCATTGATTCTGGGCGCTGGCGTACAAACCGGATGCACCCAGCAGAGGGATAAAAATACATCCCTGAAAAAAGCCCCGGCCTTTGAACTGATGAGTACCGAGGGGAAAAAAATCACCCTGGCCGATTACCGCGGCAAGGTGGTGATTGTCGATTTCTGGGATACCTGGTGTCCTCCGTGCCGTATGGAGATTCCCCATTTCATCGAACTCTATTCCCAATACAAGAGCAAGGGATTCGAGATGCTTGGCGTCGTTCTGGGACGCGAAGGCAAGCAAAAGGTGCTGGATTTCATCCAATCCAACAAGATCAATTACACCAACGCCTATTCAACCGATGCCTTCCTTGACGCCTATGGTCCGATCGACGGTATCCCTACGACGTTTGTCATCGACCAGCAGGGGCGGATCTACAAATCCTATACCGGCTATCGCGACAAATCGGTGTTCGAAGGCGATATCAAGGCGCTGCTTAAACTTTAA
- the manA gene encoding mannose-6-phosphate isomerase, class I, whose protein sequence is MNAASTLYRLHGRVQHYPWGGYDYIPGLLGVPNPARKPFAELWMGTHPQAPSEVQVHGGRMGLDELVRRNPEAILGAAVHARFGAELPFLFKILDAREMLSIQVHPSRQQAVAGFAAEEAAGVPQDAPQRNYRDSNHKPEVHVALTPFWMLHGFRPLDEIADLLTGIPAFAGISPWFPLALLEADADPAGQEQLLRRLYEHLMTLPQPEVDRVLGSLLARIEPLFDRGLLKKNHPDYWAVKAARAFPLPGGGIDRGLFSIYLLNLLELQPGQGTFQGAGVPHAYLEGVTVELMANSDNVLRGGLTPKHVDVSELLKTIRFLGGQPELLDVVSPAPGELIYRTPVEDFQLSRIAVTEGTEYRSATSHGPDILIVVEGRATVAAGGDEQPLERGGILLAAANAPWHLRSSTGALLFRASVPLV, encoded by the coding sequence TTGAACGCCGCCTCGACCCTCTACCGGCTGCACGGCCGTGTGCAGCACTATCCCTGGGGCGGCTACGACTATATCCCCGGGCTCCTCGGCGTGCCCAATCCCGCGCGCAAGCCGTTTGCCGAGCTCTGGATGGGGACGCACCCCCAGGCCCCCAGCGAGGTCCAGGTCCACGGCGGTCGCATGGGACTTGACGAACTGGTGCGCCGCAATCCCGAAGCGATCCTGGGCGCCGCAGTTCATGCTCGTTTTGGCGCCGAACTTCCCTTTCTCTTCAAGATCCTTGATGCGCGCGAGATGCTCTCGATCCAGGTGCATCCCTCGCGGCAGCAGGCGGTGGCGGGATTCGCTGCCGAGGAGGCCGCCGGCGTACCTCAGGATGCGCCGCAGCGCAATTATCGCGACAGCAATCACAAGCCCGAGGTTCATGTCGCGCTGACCCCCTTCTGGATGCTGCACGGCTTCCGACCGCTGGATGAGATCGCTGATCTCCTGACCGGCATCCCCGCCTTCGCCGGAATCTCCCCCTGGTTCCCCCTTGCGTTACTCGAGGCCGACGCGGATCCAGCCGGCCAGGAGCAGCTGCTGCGCCGGCTCTATGAGCATCTCATGACGCTGCCGCAGCCCGAGGTCGACCGCGTGCTCGGCAGTCTGCTTGCCAGGATCGAGCCGCTCTTCGATCGTGGTCTCCTTAAGAAGAACCATCCCGATTACTGGGCGGTCAAGGCGGCGCGCGCCTTTCCCCTGCCGGGCGGCGGGATCGATCGCGGCCTGTTCTCGATCTATCTGCTTAATCTGCTTGAGCTGCAGCCGGGGCAGGGGACCTTTCAGGGGGCGGGGGTACCGCACGCCTATCTGGAGGGGGTGACGGTTGAGCTGATGGCGAACTCGGACAACGTCCTGCGCGGCGGGTTAACACCTAAACATGTGGATGTGTCGGAACTCCTGAAAACCATCCGTTTCCTCGGCGGCCAACCGGAGCTGCTTGACGTGGTATCCCCGGCCCCCGGTGAACTGATTTATCGCACCCCGGTGGAGGATTTTCAGCTCTCGCGGATCGCCGTGACAGAGGGCACCGAATACCGGAGTGCGACATCGCACGGCCCGGATATCCTGATCGTGGTGGAGGGAAGAGCCACCGTGGCAGCAGGAGGGGATGAGCAACCGCTGGAGCGCGGCGGGATTCTGCTGGCAGCGGCCAACGCGCCATGGCATCTTAGAAGCTCCACCGGGGCGCTGCTTTTCCGAGCCTCCGTACCTCTTGTCTGA
- a CDS encoding ROK family protein, which produces MGKDKKDFVIGIDLGGTKIYAAVIDRKGKILGSERKKTKAELGFHTTVARMAVCAQAAATAAGIPWEAIRGIGVGSPGPLDLKQGMIIETPNLAWREAPLRKELKKLLKKPVYVDNDCNVGLLGEYTYGAAQGARDVVGFFIGTGIGGGIIIGGKLLHGFNENAGELGHVILDPQGPACGCGNKGCLEAFASRTAIERTIRAAIDAGTPSAVLEGAETGPIRSRRLLEAYMANDAAVVPAINRSAEYLGYATAGMLNIFNPEVVVIGGGVVEALGDLYVDRARETAVKNCFKIASRNVRITPAALKDDSGVLGAAVLAWSHLR; this is translated from the coding sequence ATGGGCAAGGATAAAAAAGATTTCGTCATCGGCATCGATCTGGGTGGGACCAAAATCTATGCCGCGGTGATCGACCGCAAAGGGAAAATCCTTGGCAGCGAGCGAAAAAAAACCAAAGCGGAGCTCGGTTTCCATACGACTGTTGCCCGGATGGCCGTTTGCGCGCAGGCTGCTGCAACCGCCGCCGGCATCCCCTGGGAGGCGATCCGGGGCATCGGGGTGGGCTCCCCCGGCCCCCTCGACCTGAAGCAGGGCATGATCATTGAGACCCCCAACCTTGCCTGGAGAGAAGCACCGTTGCGTAAGGAGCTCAAAAAGCTGCTGAAAAAGCCGGTTTATGTCGATAACGATTGCAACGTTGGTTTGCTGGGTGAGTATACCTACGGCGCCGCACAAGGCGCGCGGGATGTGGTGGGCTTTTTTATCGGCACCGGGATCGGCGGAGGCATCATCATCGGGGGCAAGCTGTTGCACGGCTTCAACGAAAATGCCGGTGAACTGGGTCATGTCATCCTCGATCCCCAGGGCCCGGCCTGCGGCTGCGGCAACAAGGGCTGTCTGGAGGCCTTCGCCAGCCGTACAGCCATCGAACGGACGATCCGCGCCGCGATTGACGCCGGCACCCCCTCCGCTGTGCTGGAAGGCGCCGAAACGGGACCCATCCGCAGCCGGCGCCTGCTCGAAGCCTATATGGCAAACGACGCGGCCGTGGTCCCGGCCATCAACCGTTCCGCCGAATACCTCGGTTACGCCACCGCGGGCATGCTCAATATTTTCAATCCGGAGGTGGTGGTGATCGGCGGCGGTGTCGTCGAGGCTCTCGGCGACCTCTATGTCGATCGCGCGCGCGAAACAGCGGTGAAGAACTGCTTCAAGATCGCCTCCCGCAATGTGCGCATTACCCCCGCCGCCCTCAAGGACGACTCAGGCGTCCTCGGCGCTGCAGTCCTCGCCTGGTCTCATCTTCGTTAA